One genomic segment of Pedobacter endophyticus includes these proteins:
- a CDS encoding S8 family peptidase, producing the protein MRLKASFFIVCFVTLHLSVFAQSKNVQLPANWYNLDLVESGYFGISTEKAYRELLTDKQPKQDVIVAVIDGGVDVNHPDLEHVLWTNKKEIAGNGIDDDKNGYVDDIHGWNFIGSKKGNLEFDNLELVRLLRIYKPKYQSTTNLTPLDSAQKEEFRLYKRMVGDFGKKYEDASNTFAVLIAINKVFEAAAKTANKAVPDYEDIERYKADDETEEQVKTIIRRGSRDEGGFDKFYKSVKDGYKQYDAMLKYNLNPNYDMRAELVGDDYSNSNERYYGNNDVKGPDAFHGTHVSGIIGADRTNALGIMGVANHVRIMAIRVVPTGDERDKDVANGIRYAVDNGAKVINMSFGKGYKWDKKVVDAAVKYAEEKGVLLVHAAGNDNQNNDIEENYPNKYFDSKEADAYREAHKKPLKPDFVPPLPTAQNGNMGGMGPGYNRTAVIKPVPVDSAKFNLPHANNWIEVGASAYKDDDNLKADFSNYGKYTVDVFAPGFLINSTIPDNKYEEADGTSMAAPVVSGLAALILSYYPELKPAQVRDIMMKSVAKVPHKIKYKNEKGENIRVPFSDICVSGGIVNAYNALKLAATYK; encoded by the coding sequence ATGCGCTTAAAGGCATCTTTTTTCATCGTTTGTTTCGTAACGCTTCATTTGAGTGTTTTTGCACAAAGTAAAAATGTGCAGCTCCCGGCCAACTGGTATAATCTGGATTTAGTAGAAAGCGGCTATTTTGGAATCAGTACGGAGAAAGCATACCGCGAATTGCTAACGGACAAGCAGCCAAAGCAGGATGTAATTGTGGCGGTTATCGACGGTGGAGTTGATGTCAATCACCCCGACCTTGAGCATGTGCTTTGGACGAATAAAAAGGAAATCGCCGGCAACGGAATAGATGACGATAAAAATGGCTATGTTGACGATATTCATGGTTGGAACTTTATTGGTTCGAAGAAAGGCAACCTGGAATTTGATAATCTGGAATTGGTTCGTTTATTAAGGATTTATAAGCCAAAATATCAATCGACTACCAACTTAACTCCGCTTGATAGTGCTCAAAAGGAAGAGTTTAGGCTTTACAAAAGAATGGTGGGCGATTTCGGAAAAAAGTATGAAGATGCTAGCAATACCTTTGCAGTTTTGATCGCAATTAACAAGGTTTTCGAAGCTGCTGCAAAAACAGCAAATAAAGCCGTACCAGATTATGAGGACATTGAGCGATATAAGGCGGATGATGAGACGGAAGAGCAGGTTAAAACGATTATTAGAAGGGGTTCGAGAGATGAAGGCGGTTTTGACAAATTCTACAAGAGTGTAAAGGATGGCTATAAGCAGTACGACGCCATGTTAAAGTATAACCTGAACCCTAACTATGACATGCGTGCGGAGCTGGTAGGTGATGATTACTCGAACTCAAATGAGCGGTATTACGGAAACAATGACGTTAAAGGACCTGATGCCTTTCATGGAACGCATGTTTCGGGAATTATAGGGGCCGATCGAACCAATGCGCTAGGCATTATGGGCGTGGCAAACCATGTACGCATTATGGCAATAAGAGTAGTGCCAACTGGCGATGAACGCGATAAAGACGTCGCCAATGGCATAAGATATGCAGTTGATAATGGCGCTAAAGTAATCAATATGAGTTTCGGTAAAGGATATAAATGGGATAAAAAAGTGGTTGATGCTGCCGTAAAATACGCCGAAGAAAAAGGTGTACTGTTGGTACACGCTGCTGGCAATGATAATCAAAACAATGACATTGAAGAAAATTATCCCAATAAATATTTTGATAGTAAAGAAGCAGATGCTTACCGCGAGGCTCATAAAAAGCCGTTAAAGCCCGATTTTGTTCCGCCGTTGCCGACTGCGCAAAATGGCAATATGGGAGGCATGGGCCCCGGGTACAATAGAACTGCTGTGATTAAGCCCGTGCCGGTAGATTCGGCCAAATTCAATTTGCCACATGCCAATAACTGGATTGAGGTTGGTGCCAGCGCTTACAAGGATGATGATAACTTAAAAGCCGACTTTTCTAATTATGGGAAATATACGGTTGATGTTTTTGCACCCGGGTTTTTAATTAATTCGACGATACCGGATAATAAGTACGAGGAAGCTGACGGTACAAGTATGGCTGCGCCTGTTGTTTCGGGACTGGCGGCGTTAATTTTAAGTTATTATCCCGAGTTAAAGCCTGCACAGGTTAGAGATATTATGATGAAATCGGTTGCCAAAGTACCCCATAAAATAAAGTATAAAAATGAAAAGGGCGAGAATATCCGCGTGCCCTTTTCAGATATTTGCGTCAGTGGTGGCATCGTTAATGCTTATAATGCGCTCAAGCTTGCCGCCACTTACAAATAG
- the cysM gene encoding cysteine synthase CysM, with translation MAGIIDLIGNTPMAELQHLNPNKNVKIYAKLEGNNPGGSVKDRASLNMIRSAMERGEITANTKLVEATSGNTGIALAMIASLFGLNIELVMPANSTRERTLTMEAFGAKVTLLESIEVCRDYAEEKGTQSGYFLLNQFANSDNYMAHYKTTGPEIWKDTDRKITHFVSSMGTTGTIMGCSRYFKEQNNNIQIVGCQPTEGASIPGIRRWPVEYLPKIFEPERVDRVMDITQNDAVDMARKLAKVEGIFAGMSTGGACSAAIKLASELKEGVIVFIACDRGDRYLSSDLFG, from the coding sequence ATGGCTGGCATTATCGATTTAATCGGGAACACTCCGATGGCTGAACTTCAGCACCTCAACCCCAATAAAAACGTAAAAATATACGCCAAATTAGAGGGCAATAATCCGGGCGGAAGTGTTAAAGACAGGGCCTCGCTGAACATGATTCGCAGTGCAATGGAGCGAGGCGAAATTACTGCCAATACCAAACTGGTTGAGGCAACCAGTGGCAATACCGGAATTGCATTGGCAATGATTGCAAGCCTGTTCGGGTTAAACATTGAGTTGGTAATGCCGGCCAATTCAACACGCGAGCGAACTTTAACAATGGAAGCTTTTGGCGCCAAGGTAACGTTGCTGGAAAGTATAGAAGTTTGTCGCGATTATGCAGAGGAAAAAGGAACCCAAAGTGGCTACTTTCTGCTTAATCAGTTCGCAAACAGCGACAACTATATGGCGCATTATAAAACTACAGGCCCCGAAATCTGGAAGGATACAGACAGAAAAATAACCCATTTTGTAAGTTCAATGGGCACAACCGGCACCATCATGGGCTGTTCGAGATACTTTAAGGAGCAAAACAACAACATTCAAATTGTAGGCTGTCAGCCCACCGAAGGGGCATCGATCCCTGGAATCAGGCGTTGGCCTGTTGAGTATCTTCCGAAGATTTTCGAGCCGGAACGTGTTGACCGGGTGATGGATATTACTCAAAACGACGCAGTTGATATGGCCAGGAAGCTTGCAAAGGTGGAGGGAATTTTTGCGGGAATGAGCACTGGTGGCGCCTGTTCTGCAGCAATTAAGCTGGCTTCGGAGCTGAAAGAAGGCGTAATTGTATTTATCGCCTGCGATCGGGGCGACCGTTACTTAAGCAGTGATTTATTTGGATAA
- a CDS encoding serine O-acetyltransferase has translation MDNDFFTLLAQRKVYGTNIPSNKVISNWALSVIRFLYPDNMPVQRSQNQLREQASALQSELADIIAANCKEENMSCKEIADHFFNKLPDLYSILNTDIEAIFNGDPAAQSEFEVIRTYPGFYAICFYRIANILANSNVPLIPRILTEHAHSKTGIDIHPSAKIGAYFHIDHGTGIVIGETTVIGKNVKLYQGVTLGALSVRKNLAGNKRHPTVEDYVIIYSGATILGGDTVIGHNSVIGGNVWITESILPYSTAYHSPIIKVRNINETNEI, from the coding sequence ATGGATAACGATTTTTTCACCTTACTCGCCCAACGAAAGGTTTATGGAACCAACATTCCATCAAACAAGGTCATCTCAAACTGGGCCTTGAGCGTTATCCGTTTTCTTTATCCTGATAATATGCCTGTGCAACGATCGCAAAATCAGCTTCGTGAACAGGCATCAGCACTTCAAAGTGAGCTTGCAGACATTATTGCCGCAAATTGCAAAGAAGAGAATATGAGCTGCAAGGAAATTGCCGATCATTTTTTTAACAAACTCCCAGATTTATATAGCATTTTAAATACCGACATTGAAGCGATTTTTAACGGCGATCCGGCGGCTCAGAGCGAGTTTGAAGTAATCCGTACTTACCCCGGTTTTTACGCCATTTGCTTTTATCGCATCGCAAATATTCTTGCTAACTCGAACGTTCCATTAATTCCGAGGATTTTAACCGAGCATGCCCATTCAAAAACAGGAATTGATATTCACCCTTCGGCGAAAATTGGCGCCTACTTTCATATCGATCATGGCACCGGAATTGTGATTGGAGAAACCACCGTAATCGGGAAAAACGTAAAACTCTATCAAGGTGTAACCCTTGGCGCTCTAAGCGTGCGCAAAAACCTCGCAGGAAATAAGCGCCATCCAACAGTAGAGGATTATGTAATCATTTACTCGGGAGCGACGATTTTAGGTGGCGATACCGTAATCGGGCACAATAGCGTGATTGGTGGAAACGTATGGATTACAGAAAGTATTCTGCCCTACTCTACCGCTTATCACTCGCCAATTATCAAAGTAAGAAACATTAACGAAACTAACGAAATTTAA
- a CDS encoding TIGR00341 family protein: protein MTEQQNKKAGQLFRIIKLSIARRFDLHLDKADEEEVVDYIKRNSDFRGANLWTLIFAILVASIGLNVNSTAVIIGAMLISPLMGPIMGVGLGVGISDFQLVKKGLRNLMIATLISIAVSALYFWVTPLHEAQSELLSRTTPSLWDVFIAFFGGLAGIVAQTRKEKSNVIPGVAIATALMPPLCTAGFAIASGNLYYFLGAIYLYFINSVFICISTYLIVRFLRFAKKHFENAETERKVNRYILIIVAVAVLPSIYLAYGIVDKSIFENNAQKFINDQFRFTSTQVINKTLRYNRDKNEIDLLLIGTELPKRTIDSIKGKMKDYKLANAKLLIRQGLDAKQEIDFSQIKASIMEDVFKKDSTANTAVNKKKALQKALPDIRSELTALYPEMTDYLAANTVVEKLNTPGRDTLTVVVASFSKPAKRIDRTKLRSWLKSRLDVDSVRLIIP, encoded by the coding sequence TTGACAGAACAGCAAAATAAAAAAGCAGGGCAGTTATTTAGAATTATAAAACTTTCTATTGCGAGGAGATTCGACCTACATCTTGATAAGGCTGATGAAGAGGAGGTTGTGGATTATATTAAAAGAAATTCGGATTTTCGGGGTGCAAATCTCTGGACACTGATCTTTGCCATTCTGGTTGCTTCAATCGGCCTCAATGTCAATTCAACAGCGGTTATTATTGGTGCGATGCTTATTTCGCCACTAATGGGGCCGATTATGGGTGTTGGCCTGGGTGTAGGTATTAGCGACTTCCAACTGGTAAAAAAGGGGCTTCGGAATTTGATGATCGCTACCTTGATTAGTATTGCCGTTTCTGCGCTATATTTTTGGGTAACTCCGTTGCACGAGGCTCAAAGTGAATTGCTCTCGAGAACTACCCCGTCGCTCTGGGATGTTTTCATTGCTTTTTTTGGCGGTTTGGCGGGCATAGTTGCGCAAACGCGAAAGGAGAAAAGCAATGTAATTCCTGGTGTTGCCATTGCAACAGCATTAATGCCTCCGCTCTGTACTGCGGGGTTTGCCATCGCATCGGGTAATTTATATTATTTTTTAGGCGCTATTTACCTCTATTTTATAAATAGCGTATTTATATGCATCAGTACTTATTTAATTGTTCGCTTTTTGCGCTTCGCGAAGAAACATTTCGAAAATGCCGAAACCGAGCGGAAGGTTAATCGGTACATTCTGATTATTGTTGCGGTAGCTGTTTTGCCTAGTATTTACCTGGCTTATGGCATTGTAGACAAAAGCATTTTTGAAAATAATGCACAAAAATTTATAAACGATCAGTTTCGTTTTACCAGTACGCAGGTTATTAATAAAACGTTGCGGTATAACAGAGATAAAAACGAGATAGACTTATTGCTCATCGGAACGGAGCTCCCGAAGAGAACAATCGATTCTATTAAGGGCAAAATGAAGGATTATAAGCTAGCTAATGCGAAGCTTCTTATCCGGCAGGGATTGGACGCCAAGCAAGAAATCGATTTCTCGCAAATCAAAGCAAGTATTATGGAAGATGTTTTTAAAAAAGATTCTACCGCCAATACTGCTGTGAATAAGAAAAAAGCTTTGCAAAAGGCACTTCCGGATATCCGCTCAGAACTTACAGCGCTCTATCCAGAGATGACAGATTATTTAGCGGCAAATACGGTGGTCGAAAAATTGAACACGCCTGGCAGAGATACACTTACGGTTGTGGTTGCGAGCTTTTCAAAGCCTGCTAAAAGGATCGACCGCACGAAGTTAAGGTCGTGGCTAAAATCGAGATTGGATGTAGATTCGGTCAGGTTGATTATTCCATAA
- a CDS encoding LytR/AlgR family response regulator transcription factor, with product MKCLIVDDEKIFRMVIKRLLELDSTLSLVAECESAIEAHQKILDEKIDLIFLDISMPGMDGLELAKILKKGYPMVVFMTSNKEHAVEAFDLNAVDYLLKPVSEARFLNAIEKAKDIFKTKSLVLDNRTSEFVFIRDSNTVRKLSLQDILYFEATGDYVKVSLKDKHYIIHSSLKTIEQKLPSNVFLRVHRSFIINLNNVDSSEGKTLIIKHHMIPVSSAYRSELNKHMLFL from the coding sequence ATGAAGTGCTTGATTGTTGATGATGAGAAAATTTTTCGGATGGTCATCAAAAGATTATTGGAGTTAGATAGCACGCTGAGCCTGGTGGCAGAGTGTGAAAGTGCTATAGAGGCGCACCAAAAAATTTTAGACGAAAAAATCGATCTCATCTTTCTGGATATTTCGATGCCCGGGATGGATGGGCTTGAGCTGGCCAAAATCCTGAAAAAGGGGTATCCGATGGTGGTATTTATGACTTCTAACAAGGAGCATGCCGTAGAAGCTTTTGATTTGAACGCTGTTGACTATTTGTTGAAACCGGTGTCAGAAGCCAGGTTTCTGAATGCCATTGAGAAAGCCAAGGATATTTTCAAAACAAAGAGCCTCGTTTTGGATAACAGAACAAGTGAATTTGTTTTTATCCGCGATTCGAATACAGTAAGAAAACTGAGTCTTCAAGATATTTTATACTTTGAGGCAACAGGCGATTACGTAAAGGTGAGCTTAAAGGATAAACACTACATTATCCACTCTTCGCTGAAAACCATTGAGCAAAAGTTACCGTCTAATGTGTTTTTGAGGGTTCACCGATCTTTTATCATTAACCTGAACAATGTCGATTCATCTGAGGGCAAAACCTTGATCATCAAGCACCACATGATCCCGGTATCCAGCGCCTATCGAAGTGAACTGAACAAGCATATGCTGTTTCTCTAA
- a CDS encoding sensor histidine kinase: MQLSKQNIASLSAFAKRLSIFLLTGALFISCTPLDTNKKLEVSPAANKILTAVSAMAPASDDKKTFVYLDSAYRTLKAPTFIDLYAKYNFKGSRYLRYHANTAKARMYADSMLYVLAGKEETYNLRYTKAVFFKGDVLFTEMRYNQAFELYYSGREFAMKNLDLCNIFEYTYRIGMVMYKQERYLGAVPYIKRAFYESRYCEGEANGYKVYISRQGYLNTLGICFEKVGMLDSAIYYYRKSLAFIEHDVPALPENARFRSAARGIVYGNLGGVYAKRNQLQLDEAYLKKSIAINDRPEGDLGDARTAKVKLARLYIQIGNIDEARLLYDQLKETSQKQERPLSVDDEMDLDQIGSQYYRKINNFFLAYKYIERYNSLRDSVYRSKTDLMRSDLDAAFRVTEQNYQIALLAKDRQIKKIYMFSFGILSAIAIGVLALALRNKKRLTMVNAEITAQNAGLQMTLKVLELSQKENNLMIKIAAHDLRNPIAAVINAVDILRSAKLPDKHLEILELLEDLSQRSLETIDSLLNINLDTENITKEPVEMERFLFQCVNLLKFKAVEKNQHLELSAFQVVVEVNKEKIWRLFSNLIYNAIKFSPYGSQIKIGMEREDDDLVFFVRDFGIGIPEELQDKIFDIFTEAKRFGTLGEHPVGLGLAISKQIVQAHEGEIWFESVVGEGTTFYVRLPLKKCNPNLTRA; encoded by the coding sequence TTGCAGCTTTCTAAACAAAATATAGCCAGTCTGTCTGCTTTTGCAAAACGCCTAAGCATTTTCTTGTTAACAGGAGCGCTGTTTATTTCCTGTACACCGTTGGATACGAACAAAAAGCTCGAAGTTTCGCCCGCGGCCAATAAGATATTAACAGCAGTGAGTGCCATGGCGCCTGCTTCGGACGATAAGAAGACCTTTGTTTACCTCGATTCTGCTTATCGTACTTTAAAGGCACCTACTTTTATCGATCTTTACGCTAAGTACAATTTTAAGGGCTCCCGATACCTCAGATATCATGCAAATACCGCAAAAGCTCGCATGTATGCAGACAGCATGCTGTATGTTTTGGCAGGAAAGGAAGAAACATACAATTTACGATATACCAAAGCAGTTTTTTTTAAGGGGGATGTGCTCTTTACGGAGATGCGATATAATCAGGCTTTTGAACTCTACTACAGCGGTCGTGAATTTGCCATGAAAAACCTCGATTTATGCAATATTTTCGAGTATACCTATCGTATCGGGATGGTGATGTATAAGCAAGAACGTTACCTTGGGGCGGTTCCCTATATTAAGCGGGCTTTTTACGAAAGCAGGTATTGTGAAGGCGAGGCGAATGGATATAAGGTTTATATTTCGCGACAGGGGTACCTGAATACGCTGGGCATTTGCTTTGAAAAGGTGGGAATGCTGGATAGTGCAATTTATTACTACCGGAAATCGCTTGCCTTTATTGAGCATGATGTTCCTGCTTTGCCCGAAAACGCCAGGTTTAGGAGCGCCGCCCGCGGAATAGTATACGGAAACCTTGGTGGTGTTTATGCTAAGCGCAATCAACTGCAGCTAGATGAAGCTTACCTGAAAAAAAGTATTGCTATAAACGATCGTCCGGAAGGCGACCTTGGCGATGCCCGAACAGCTAAGGTAAAACTGGCGAGGCTGTACATCCAGATTGGCAACATTGATGAGGCCAGGTTGTTATATGATCAGTTGAAAGAAACATCGCAGAAACAGGAGCGACCTTTATCTGTTGATGACGAAATGGACTTAGACCAAATCGGATCACAATACTACCGCAAGATAAATAACTTTTTTTTGGCCTATAAATATATAGAGCGTTATAACAGTTTGCGAGATTCTGTTTATAGGTCGAAAACCGACCTGATGCGGAGCGATTTAGATGCTGCCTTTAGGGTGACTGAGCAAAATTATCAGATTGCCTTACTTGCTAAAGACCGGCAAATCAAGAAAATTTATATGTTCAGTTTTGGCATACTTTCGGCTATTGCCATTGGTGTGCTGGCGCTGGCGTTGAGAAACAAAAAAAGGTTGACGATGGTAAACGCTGAGATTACCGCCCAAAACGCCGGCCTCCAAATGACGTTAAAGGTACTGGAACTGAGCCAAAAGGAAAACAACCTGATGATTAAGATAGCGGCACATGATTTGAGAAATCCAATTGCAGCGGTAATCAATGCGGTTGACATATTGAGGTCTGCCAAGCTACCCGATAAGCACCTCGAGATACTTGAGCTACTTGAAGATTTAAGCCAGCGTTCGTTGGAAACGATAGACAGCCTCCTGAATATCAATCTTGATACTGAAAACATTACCAAAGAGCCAGTTGAAATGGAAAGGTTTCTATTTCAATGTGTAAATCTCCTAAAATTTAAGGCCGTAGAGAAAAATCAACATCTCGAGCTTTCTGCTTTTCAGGTAGTTGTTGAAGTCAATAAAGAAAAGATCTGGCGACTGTTTAGTAACCTGATTTATAACGCCATTAAGTTTAGCCCTTACGGTTCGCAGATAAAAATTGGTATGGAAAGGGAAGATGACGACCTTGTTTTCTTTGTACGCGATTTTGGTATTGGTATTCCAGAAGAATTGCAGGATAAAATTTTCGATATTTTTACTGAGGCCAAACGATTTGGAACCTTGGGCGAGCACCCGGTTGGCCTTGGGCTGGCCATATCGAAACAGATTGTACAGGCGCATGAAGGAGAAATATGGTTTGAAAGTGTCGTTGGAGAGGGAACAACCTTTTACGTAAGGCTTCCATTAAAAAAATGCAATCCAAATTTAACACGGGCGTGA